In a single window of the Azospirillum thiophilum genome:
- the tagF gene encoding type VI secretion system-associated protein TagF, which produces MRQPAAGPAVAGIAGCFGKVPARGDFLLRGLPRAFADPWHDWLLDGLQASRAALADVWLDRYLNAPIWRFALEAGVCGPQAAAGVMMSSVDKAGRHFPLTLVALLAPGLSVDGSAAGAATDSAWFDAAEELALSALTHTLDVEAFVGSVAALSAPQAAARETVDAQTAAGSRWWTLGGEGVAEQGFAAAGLPAAASFAGFLTGRTAEEA; this is translated from the coding sequence ATGAGGCAGCCTGCGGCGGGGCCGGCGGTGGCGGGCATTGCCGGCTGTTTCGGCAAGGTGCCGGCGCGCGGCGACTTCCTGCTGCGCGGGTTGCCGCGCGCCTTCGCCGACCCCTGGCACGACTGGCTGCTCGACGGGTTGCAGGCCAGCCGCGCGGCGCTGGCGGACGTCTGGCTCGACCGCTACCTGAATGCCCCGATCTGGCGCTTCGCGCTGGAGGCCGGCGTCTGCGGGCCGCAGGCCGCGGCCGGTGTGATGATGTCCAGCGTCGACAAGGCGGGCCGCCATTTCCCGCTGACCCTGGTCGCCCTGCTGGCTCCAGGCCTGTCCGTGGACGGGTCTGCGGCCGGGGCCGCAACCGATAGTGCGTGGTTCGATGCGGCGGAGGAGCTGGCCTTGTCCGCCCTGACCCACACGCTCGACGTCGAGGCCTTCGTCGGCTCGGTCGCCGCCCTGTCGGCGCCGCAGGCGGCCGCCAGGGAGACGGTCGATGCGCAGACCGCGGCCGGCAGCCGCTGGTGGACGCTGGGCGGGGAGGGGGTGGCGGAGCAGGGCTTCGCTGCCGCCGGCCTGCCAGCCGCCGCATCCTTCGCCGGTTTCCTGACCGGCCGTACGGCCGAGGAGGCGTGA
- a CDS encoding type VI secretion system Vgr family protein: protein MQFVQDDRLLSLETPAGPDVMLVERVQGREALSSPFLYRIDALGPIEPLAPETIVGNSVTIGFRQPDGQRHYVNGIARSLGVGVPVARDQRYYTIEVVPWLSLLSYTSNCRIFHSLGGGGPMTVPKIVETIFQEFGFSNFEFRSLTGTYQPRDYCVQYNETYLDFISRLLEEEGIYYYFTHERDRHKLILSDSAAGYGKLSPATLRFNPSGQYADQIERWERVYAIAPGRWATKDYDFQAPRTALDSDEASVAKVPVSTKYELFEYPGRYATRDAGSALARRRMEAEERGLEGVRGIGACRSLHPGLTFALTDHPTVAENNQPVVVAELEFDACNEGFLPGDKRKASYANSFRALPAKAVVRPARLTPKPSVRGIQTAFVVGPAGEEIYTDKFGRIMVQFHWDRRGRSDEKSSCWIRVAQSWAGHQWGMQTVPRIGMEVLVDFVDGDPDRPLVIGVVNNADTLPTYTLPEHKTRSGIKTRSSPGGRGFNEIRFEDKAGKEQVFVHAQRDYDLRIGHDSRTSVASGRHVNVGGGLWEWVGKNHHATIDGDHVESIGGGVSRSVGVDLHDKIGTNYAVHAGANLCLEAGASLTLKVGGNFITLSPAGIAMNGTLVLINSGGAANGLSASPARPDKPSPADKDKGGTIPAAPKAKLPRPAQGHKPKAAVQAMVMRNAAASNTPFCEICQT from the coding sequence ATGCAGTTCGTCCAGGACGACCGCCTGCTGTCGCTGGAAACCCCGGCCGGCCCCGACGTGATGCTGGTTGAGCGGGTGCAGGGGCGCGAGGCGCTGTCCAGCCCCTTCCTCTACCGCATCGACGCGCTCGGCCCGATCGAGCCGCTGGCGCCGGAGACCATCGTCGGCAACAGCGTCACCATCGGCTTCCGCCAGCCGGACGGCCAGCGGCATTACGTCAACGGCATCGCCCGCTCGCTCGGTGTCGGCGTGCCGGTGGCGCGCGACCAGCGCTATTACACGATCGAGGTGGTGCCCTGGCTGTCGCTGCTGTCCTACACCAGCAACTGCCGCATCTTCCACAGCCTGGGCGGCGGCGGGCCGATGACGGTGCCGAAGATCGTCGAGACGATCTTCCAGGAATTCGGCTTTTCCAACTTCGAATTCCGCAGCCTGACCGGCACTTACCAGCCACGCGACTATTGCGTGCAGTACAACGAGACCTATCTCGACTTCATCAGCCGCCTGCTGGAAGAAGAGGGGATCTACTATTACTTCACCCATGAGCGCGACCGGCACAAGCTGATCCTGTCCGACAGCGCCGCCGGCTATGGCAAGCTGTCGCCGGCCACCCTGCGCTTCAACCCCAGCGGCCAATATGCCGACCAGATCGAGCGATGGGAGCGGGTCTACGCCATCGCCCCCGGCCGCTGGGCGACCAAGGACTATGATTTCCAGGCGCCGCGCACCGCGCTGGACAGCGACGAGGCGTCGGTCGCCAAGGTTCCGGTCTCGACCAAATACGAGCTGTTCGAATATCCCGGCCGCTACGCCACGCGGGATGCCGGCTCGGCGCTCGCCCGCCGCCGGATGGAGGCGGAGGAGCGCGGGCTGGAAGGGGTGCGCGGCATCGGTGCCTGCCGCAGCCTGCATCCCGGCCTGACCTTCGCCCTGACCGACCATCCGACCGTGGCGGAGAACAACCAGCCCGTCGTGGTGGCGGAACTGGAGTTCGACGCCTGCAACGAGGGCTTCCTGCCCGGCGACAAGCGCAAGGCCTCCTACGCCAACAGCTTCCGCGCCCTGCCGGCCAAGGCGGTGGTGCGCCCGGCCCGTCTCACGCCCAAGCCGTCGGTGCGCGGCATCCAGACCGCCTTCGTCGTCGGCCCGGCGGGGGAGGAGATCTACACCGACAAATTCGGCCGCATCATGGTGCAGTTCCATTGGGACCGCCGCGGCCGGTCGGACGAGAAGAGCAGCTGCTGGATCCGGGTGGCGCAGAGCTGGGCCGGGCACCAGTGGGGGATGCAGACGGTGCCGCGCATCGGCATGGAGGTGCTGGTCGATTTCGTCGACGGCGATCCCGACCGGCCGCTGGTGATCGGCGTGGTCAACAACGCCGACACGCTGCCGACCTATACCCTGCCCGAACACAAGACGCGCTCCGGCATCAAGACGCGCAGCTCGCCGGGCGGGCGCGGCTTCAACGAGATCCGCTTCGAGGACAAGGCGGGCAAGGAACAGGTCTTCGTCCATGCCCAGCGCGACTATGACCTGCGCATCGGCCATGACAGCCGGACCTCCGTCGCGTCGGGACGGCATGTGAATGTCGGCGGCGGCCTGTGGGAATGGGTCGGCAAGAACCATCACGCCACCATCGACGGCGACCATGTGGAGTCCATCGGCGGTGGCGTGTCGCGCAGCGTCGGCGTCGACCTGCACGACAAGATCGGCACCAACTACGCCGTCCATGCCGGGGCCAACCTGTGCCTGGAGGCCGGCGCCTCGCTGACGCTGAAGGTCGGCGGCAACTTCATCACCCTCAGCCCCGCCGGCATCGCCATGAACGGCACGCTGGTGCTGATCAACAGCGGCGGCGCCGCCAACGGGCTCAGCGCCTCGCCGGCCAGGCCCGACAAGCCGTCGCCCGCCGACAAGGACAAGGGCGGGACGATCCCGGCGGCGCCCAAGGCCAAACTTCCGCGCCCGGCGCAAGGTCACAAGCCCAAGGCGGCGGTGCAGGCCATGGTGATGCGCAACGCCGCCGCATCCAACACGCCGTTCTGCGAGATCTGCCAGACATGA
- a CDS encoding DUF4123 domain-containing protein, whose amino-acid sequence MPARSPRRTPQEVVSRLAHHLWPDGEARALYMIVDAARDPGLYPGLLAREEEAEMRSLYQGDTASDLAEVAPYLVRLERGGAVADWLVGDGWGRGWGILALADADIDAARRHFRKFTIVNGETGATYLFRFYDPAVLASFLPTCDEAQRAALFGPGIRFLVEDAGADALILFETVNGDLRRAEIPLGTAARTR is encoded by the coding sequence ATGCCCGCCCGATCCCCACGCCGGACGCCGCAGGAGGTGGTGTCGCGCCTCGCCCACCATCTGTGGCCGGATGGCGAAGCGCGCGCGCTCTACATGATCGTCGATGCGGCGCGCGATCCCGGCCTCTATCCCGGCCTGCTGGCGCGCGAGGAGGAGGCGGAGATGCGCTCCCTCTACCAGGGCGACACGGCGAGCGATCTGGCCGAGGTGGCGCCCTATCTGGTCCGGCTGGAGCGCGGCGGCGCCGTCGCCGACTGGCTGGTCGGCGACGGCTGGGGGCGCGGCTGGGGCATCCTGGCGCTGGCCGATGCCGACATCGACGCGGCGCGCCGGCATTTCCGCAAATTCACCATCGTCAACGGCGAGACCGGGGCGACCTACCTGTTCCGCTTCTATGATCCGGCCGTGCTGGCCAGCTTCCTGCCGACCTGCGACGAGGCCCAGCGCGCCGCGCTGTTCGGCCCGGGCATCCGGTTCCTGGTGGAGGATGCCGGGGCGGATGCGCTCATCCTGTTCGAGACCGTGAACGGCGACCTGCGCCGTGCCGAAATCCCGCTGGGCACCGCCGCGCGGACCCGCTGA
- a CDS encoding PAAR domain-containing protein translates to MPPAARLTDMHTCPMSSGPVPHVGGPIVSPGVPTVLIEYLPAAVVTDMCICVGPPDVIVKGSMSVVVGGRPAARLGDKTAHGGVIVAGAPTVIIGD, encoded by the coding sequence ATGCCGCCCGCCGCCCGCCTGACCGACATGCACACCTGCCCGATGAGCAGCGGCCCGGTCCCCCATGTCGGCGGACCGATCGTCAGCCCGGGCGTGCCGACGGTGCTGATCGAATATCTGCCGGCCGCGGTGGTGACGGACATGTGCATCTGCGTCGGCCCGCCCGACGTGATCGTGAAGGGGTCGATGTCGGTGGTGGTCGGCGGCCGGCCGGCGGCGCGGCTTGGCGACAAGACCGCCCATGGCGGGGTGATCGTGGCCGGCGCGCCGACGGTCATCATCGGCGATTGA
- the tagH gene encoding type VI secretion system-associated FHA domain protein TagH, which produces MLRLRIVSDHRASLGGNAEKTLHGGDLTVGRGVENGWILPDPDLLLSRQHCVFQKAGAGYRVIDTSTNGVFLNGSDRPLGRNVQADLSPGDRIRIGRFVIEATMETRDAPSFTEIAGAFAFGSKGSAPDPFAPPPDRAAAAADPFDDLFADPAARPFENQPLRSDEAQFDAWTASSSGAAARERADDWRFGTVDDHADPLNQALSIGAAFPEPAAAPRAAAAGGIPDDWDDELFGTPQPAATAPAFPDPAFPAASAKVQPLPADWNIDETLPDTAGQEARPSVPMPAMAPPPPLPDDSVIAPRPAPGPVPESRPPPRPEPAPAPAAAPHPQQPSAPVPDAAAAIAAFYEGFGAPLPPDGLPDPLATMRNMGEALRAGLGALHGSLKARSRFKDEFHLEQTSFRPAGENPLKRCETLDEAVSVLGQLRLRGFLPMTEAVREAASDVQVHHLAYAAALQTALKQVVAKFDPGALSQRLETRLLDSIVPAARKARYWDQYETLYKDLVIELEEDFDRVVGDAIAREYDRFVRGDSGSDPGGKPD; this is translated from the coding sequence ATGCTGAGGTTGAGGATCGTATCGGACCATCGGGCGTCGCTGGGCGGCAATGCCGAGAAGACGCTGCATGGCGGCGACCTCACCGTCGGGCGCGGGGTGGAGAATGGCTGGATCCTGCCGGATCCCGACCTGCTGCTGTCGCGCCAGCATTGCGTCTTCCAGAAGGCCGGCGCCGGCTACCGCGTGATCGACACCAGCACCAACGGCGTCTTCCTGAACGGGTCCGACCGGCCGCTCGGCCGCAATGTCCAGGCCGACCTGTCGCCGGGCGACCGCATCCGCATCGGCCGCTTCGTCATCGAGGCGACGATGGAGACGAGGGATGCCCCCAGCTTCACCGAGATCGCCGGGGCCTTCGCCTTCGGCAGCAAGGGCAGCGCCCCCGATCCCTTCGCCCCGCCGCCGGACCGCGCCGCCGCGGCTGCCGATCCGTTCGACGACCTGTTCGCCGATCCGGCGGCCCGCCCCTTCGAGAACCAGCCGTTGCGGTCGGACGAGGCGCAGTTCGACGCCTGGACCGCGTCGAGCAGCGGCGCCGCTGCCCGCGAACGGGCGGACGACTGGCGTTTCGGCACCGTCGACGACCATGCCGACCCGCTGAACCAGGCGCTGTCGATCGGCGCCGCCTTCCCCGAGCCGGCCGCCGCACCGCGCGCCGCCGCCGCCGGTGGAATACCGGACGACTGGGACGACGAGCTGTTCGGCACGCCGCAGCCTGCCGCCACGGCCCCGGCCTTCCCCGATCCCGCCTTTCCGGCCGCCTCGGCGAAGGTCCAGCCGCTGCCGGCGGACTGGAACATCGACGAGACGCTGCCCGACACTGCGGGGCAGGAGGCGCGGCCATCGGTTCCGATGCCGGCCATGGCGCCGCCGCCGCCCCTGCCCGATGATTCGGTGATCGCACCGCGCCCGGCGCCCGGCCCGGTACCGGAGTCCCGGCCGCCGCCCCGGCCGGAGCCGGCGCCTGCCCCGGCCGCCGCCCCGCACCCGCAGCAGCCATCCGCGCCCGTGCCGGACGCCGCAGCCGCCATCGCCGCCTTCTACGAGGGGTTCGGCGCGCCGCTGCCGCCGGACGGGCTGCCCGACCCGCTGGCGACGATGCGCAACATGGGCGAGGCGCTGCGTGCCGGCCTGGGCGCGCTGCATGGGTCGCTGAAGGCGCGCTCGCGCTTCAAGGACGAGTTCCATCTGGAACAGACCAGCTTCCGCCCGGCGGGGGAAAATCCGCTGAAGCGCTGCGAGACGCTGGACGAGGCGGTGTCGGTGCTGGGCCAACTGCGCCTGCGCGGCTTCCTGCCGATGACCGAGGCGGTGCGCGAGGCGGCGAGCGACGTGCAGGTCCATCATCTCGCCTATGCCGCGGCGTTGCAGACCGCGCTGAAGCAGGTGGTCGCCAAGTTCGATCCCGGCGCGCTCAGCCAGCGGCTGGAGACGCGCCTGCTCGACAGCATCGTGCCCGCCGCGCGCAAGGCCCGCTATTGGGACCAGTACGAGACGCTCTACAAGGATCTGGTGATCGAACTGGAAGAGGATTTCGACCGCGTCGTCGGCGACGCCATCGCCCGTGAATACGACCGCTTCGTGCGCGGCGATTCCGGAAGCGATCCCGGCGGCAAGCCGGACTGA
- a CDS encoding serine/threonine-protein kinase, whose protein sequence is MAPSSDDSPEPTVMPPGTAVGASTDMEATRLPDARVDAIPAAKSSVMSDPGASVPPAAAPSTDSSIPWSSGGEAAGGRAAPAPIGTGTLLSHTYLVEGLIARGGMGEVHRARHIDMNTWHAVKVIRPELAEDAKMVELLRREAAALREIRHEAVVSYDGVFRDEYGRILLSMEYLDGPSLHEILQAGPLDAGSVAILLDRIASGLGAAHQRGIVHRDMSTDNVILPGRRIADAKIIDFGIAKQTAAGAGTVIGDGFAGKYGYASPEQFGLFGGQVGPQSDIYSAGLVLAAAALGTPLDMGRSPQAMIERRMSVPDLSALDEPLRGVLCSMLEPDPQNRVKTMTELVGALTRRPPEITPFDVTSFPVATPPAEQPASPSAAPFPAGKPAKAATAAGQPKKTPVGLIAGGVGGLVAAGVAGFLLFGQSPSTTSTPASTAIPSPASSSASSSAPSPAAPSLPAPSLTTAPLLPPVTPKPVETAQAEAPKPVQPPVASPTAPPSPAATQAAAVEPAPAPPVSPPPVAPAVQMAAQTAVSSAPIPVPTPSPAPAPAEVVQAAIPAALPAPRPSAADARKAVEAAAGAFSCAGLRTVEAADGLRISGYVGTDDDARTLKAAIGNLPKGIDVDARVAVRPWPLCEALGVAGLPARAEGQGAGALGLGFNRPSMVYRRGEKLEVTVTAGTSGYLTVDYIDMEGNAIHMVPMRLRRDGRLEAGRPVTLGVARSASDRVYTITPPYGAAMILALVTREPLFPADREEVEPAGAYLAGLRGALAKAEATGGVLAQSAFFTTVAE, encoded by the coding sequence ATGGCTCCATCCTCCGACGACAGCCCCGAACCCACCGTCATGCCGCCTGGGACCGCCGTCGGCGCGTCCACCGACATGGAGGCGACCCGCCTGCCGGATGCACGGGTGGACGCCATCCCGGCCGCCAAATCGTCGGTCATGTCGGATCCCGGCGCATCCGTCCCTCCTGCCGCGGCCCCGTCCACGGACTCGTCCATTCCGTGGTCGTCGGGCGGCGAGGCGGCGGGCGGGCGGGCCGCACCGGCGCCTATCGGGACCGGCACGCTGCTGAGCCATACCTATCTGGTGGAGGGGCTGATCGCCCGCGGCGGCATGGGCGAGGTCCACCGCGCCCGCCATATCGACATGAACACCTGGCATGCGGTGAAGGTGATCCGGCCGGAACTGGCCGAGGACGCCAAGATGGTGGAACTGCTGCGGCGCGAGGCGGCGGCGCTGCGCGAGATCCGGCATGAGGCGGTGGTGTCCTATGACGGCGTCTTCCGCGACGAATATGGCCGGATCCTGCTGTCGATGGAGTATCTGGACGGCCCGTCGCTGCACGAGATCCTCCAGGCGGGGCCGCTCGACGCCGGATCGGTCGCCATCCTGCTCGACCGCATTGCGTCGGGCCTGGGCGCGGCGCACCAGCGCGGCATCGTCCACCGCGACATGTCGACCGACAACGTCATCCTGCCCGGCCGCCGCATCGCCGACGCCAAGATCATCGATTTCGGCATCGCCAAGCAGACCGCGGCGGGGGCGGGGACCGTCATCGGCGACGGCTTCGCCGGCAAGTACGGATACGCCTCGCCCGAGCAGTTCGGCCTGTTCGGCGGACAGGTCGGGCCGCAATCCGACATCTACAGCGCCGGGCTGGTGCTGGCCGCCGCGGCGCTGGGCACGCCGCTCGACATGGGCCGTTCGCCGCAGGCGATGATCGAGCGGCGCATGTCGGTGCCGGACCTGTCGGCGTTGGACGAGCCGCTGCGTGGCGTCCTCTGCTCCATGCTGGAACCCGATCCGCAGAACCGCGTCAAGACGATGACGGAACTGGTCGGCGCGCTGACCCGGCGCCCGCCGGAGATCACGCCGTTCGACGTCACCTCCTTCCCGGTGGCCACCCCGCCGGCGGAGCAACCCGCTTCCCCATCCGCTGCTCCATTCCCTGCCGGCAAGCCGGCGAAGGCGGCCACCGCGGCCGGACAGCCGAAGAAGACGCCCGTCGGTCTGATCGCCGGCGGGGTCGGCGGTCTGGTCGCGGCCGGTGTCGCCGGCTTCCTGCTGTTCGGCCAATCGCCGTCGACCACCTCCACGCCCGCTTCCACGGCCATACCGTCCCCTGCATCCTCCTCCGCATCCTCCTCTGCGCCGTCTCCGGCCGCTCCGTCGCTTCCCGCGCCGTCCCTGACGACGGCGCCGCTGCTGCCGCCCGTCACGCCCAAGCCAGTGGAGACGGCGCAAGCCGAGGCGCCCAAGCCGGTCCAGCCGCCGGTTGCATCGCCAACCGCACCGCCGTCCCCGGCCGCGACCCAGGCGGCGGCGGTCGAACCGGCTCCGGCGCCCCCTGTTTCCCCACCGCCGGTCGCCCCGGCGGTGCAGATGGCCGCCCAGACGGCCGTATCCTCTGCGCCGATTCCGGTCCCAACCCCATCCCCGGCCCCGGCCCCGGCGGAGGTTGTGCAGGCCGCCATTCCGGCCGCTCTGCCGGCGCCCCGCCCGTCGGCGGCGGACGCCCGCAAGGCGGTGGAGGCCGCGGCCGGCGCCTTTTCCTGCGCCGGCTTGCGGACGGTGGAGGCGGCGGACGGCCTGCGGATCAGCGGCTATGTCGGCACCGACGACGACGCCCGCACCCTGAAGGCGGCGATCGGCAACCTGCCGAAGGGGATCGATGTGGACGCCCGCGTCGCCGTGCGCCCCTGGCCGCTGTGCGAGGCGCTGGGGGTCGCCGGATTGCCGGCTCGCGCCGAGGGGCAGGGTGCCGGGGCGCTGGGGCTGGGCTTCAACCGGCCGTCGATGGTCTACCGGAGGGGCGAGAAGCTTGAGGTCACCGTCACCGCCGGGACGTCGGGCTACCTGACCGTCGACTACATCGACATGGAAGGCAACGCGATCCACATGGTGCCGATGCGCCTGCGCCGCGACGGCCGGCTGGAGGCCGGCAGGCCGGTCACGCTGGGCGTCGCCCGGTCGGCGAGCGACCGCGTCTACACCATCACGCCGCCCTACGGCGCGGCGATGATCCTGGCGCTGGTGACGCGCGAACCGCTGTTCCCCGCCGACCGCGAGGAGGTGGAGCCGGCCGGCGCCTATCTGGCGGGCCTGCGCGGCGCGCTGGCGAAGGCCGAGGCGACGGGCGGCGTCCTCGCCCAGTCCGCCTTCTTCACCACCGTCGCCGAGTAG
- a CDS encoding alpha/beta fold hydrolase: protein MASGGTSGGASGRRRIAVAGGVLALCALAGGLLGYGIDRFAGPSATPPPAQSPTAMQAPVTVAVAPPAPVPASQPTPQPVPQPASGPVATAPAAAHAVLADLPCPDGPLPAGPAPRCHGLRVPSDWLRPDSLPLDLFVMVLPALGGAPAADPVVLLSGGPGQGASDDLRGSAAILAPMRDARDLILVDQRGTGRSRPSLRCPALDPLRYWFGGVTAGDAAACLDPLRRAGYRLEDFDSGQSAADLRALRGALGVERWNVVATSYGGVLAQALLRVDGAAVRSLVLNSPAAADATWLDLDRLTAIRQAHRRMVEDCAAQPDCARAFPRLGQAVERLSAALERRPLALRLRHPVTGRETDLSLTWPMVATVLALRLGSADGMVPLPALLDHLDRAVAARRMPAGGGEPPAGIVDDPAIVSLVMPPSFWRALDSLAYGLNLTVGCRENRPHIDAAAARLAAAGLRPYVVAEAVETDYDAACPALNLTPVEPSFYRPVPSDVPALILTGAYDTLTAPARAEAMGRSLGRATLMSFRGIGHDVLGVSACGRTLAAGFVETLSTGDAGNCLDRLLPPAFATRLP from the coding sequence ATGGCATCCGGAGGGACGTCCGGAGGGGCGTCCGGGCGGCGCCGCATCGCCGTCGCCGGAGGCGTGCTGGCGCTCTGCGCGCTGGCCGGCGGGCTGCTGGGCTATGGCATCGACCGGTTCGCCGGTCCATCCGCAACCCCGCCGCCCGCCCAGTCCCCGACCGCCATGCAGGCGCCGGTCACCGTGGCGGTGGCGCCGCCCGCGCCCGTTCCGGCATCGCAGCCCACGCCACAGCCCGTCCCGCAACCGGCGTCCGGCCCGGTTGCAACCGCTCCGGCGGCCGCGCACGCCGTTCTCGCCGACCTTCCCTGTCCCGACGGGCCGTTGCCGGCCGGGCCGGCGCCGCGCTGCCATGGCTTGCGCGTGCCGTCGGACTGGCTGCGGCCGGACAGCCTGCCGCTCGACCTGTTCGTGATGGTGCTGCCGGCGCTCGGCGGCGCCCCGGCGGCCGATCCGGTCGTCCTGCTCAGCGGCGGGCCGGGGCAGGGCGCGAGCGACGATCTGCGCGGCAGCGCGGCGATCCTGGCGCCGATGCGCGACGCCCGCGACCTGATCCTGGTCGACCAGCGCGGCACCGGCCGCTCGCGCCCGTCGCTGCGCTGCCCGGCGCTCGACCCGCTGCGCTACTGGTTCGGCGGCGTGACCGCCGGGGATGCCGCCGCCTGCCTGGATCCGCTGCGCCGCGCCGGCTACCGGCTGGAGGATTTCGACAGCGGCCAGAGCGCCGCCGACCTGCGGGCGCTGCGCGGCGCGCTGGGGGTGGAGCGCTGGAACGTGGTCGCCACCTCCTATGGCGGGGTGCTGGCGCAGGCGCTGCTGCGGGTCGACGGGGCGGCGGTGCGCAGCCTCGTGCTGAACTCGCCGGCCGCGGCGGATGCGACCTGGCTCGACCTCGACCGCCTGACCGCCATCCGGCAGGCCCACCGCCGCATGGTGGAGGATTGCGCCGCCCAGCCCGATTGTGCCCGCGCCTTCCCGCGGCTGGGGCAGGCGGTGGAGCGGCTGTCCGCCGCGCTGGAGCGCCGGCCGCTCGCCCTGCGGCTGCGCCATCCGGTCACCGGACGGGAAACCGACCTGAGCCTGACCTGGCCGATGGTCGCCACGGTCCTGGCCCTGCGGCTGGGCAGCGCCGACGGCATGGTGCCGCTGCCGGCCCTGCTCGACCATCTCGACCGCGCGGTCGCCGCCCGGCGGATGCCGGCCGGCGGGGGTGAGCCGCCGGCCGGCATCGTGGACGATCCGGCCATCGTGTCGCTGGTGATGCCACCATCCTTCTGGCGCGCGCTCGACAGCCTCGCCTATGGGCTGAACCTGACGGTCGGCTGCCGCGAGAACCGCCCGCACATCGACGCCGCCGCCGCCCGGCTCGCCGCCGCCGGCCTGCGCCCGTACGTCGTCGCCGAAGCGGTGGAGACCGATTACGATGCCGCCTGTCCGGCATTGAACCTCACGCCGGTCGAGCCCTCCTTCTACCGGCCGGTCCCGTCCGACGTGCCGGCGCTGATCCTGACCGGCGCATACGACACGCTGACCGCACCGGCCCGGGCGGAGGCGATGGGGCGCAGCCTGGGCCGGGCGACGCTGATGTCGTTCCGCGGGATCGGCCATGACGTGCTGGGGGTCAGCGCCTGCGGCAGGACCCTGGCGGCCGGCTTCGTCGAGACGTTGTCCACCGGCGACGCCGGCAACTGCCTGGACCGCCTCCTGCCGCCGGCCTTCGCCACCCGGCTGCCATAG
- a CDS encoding SH3 domain-containing protein codes for MMKKGLPAAAALATMLLATMPAAHAQGGSDSLLRNQSRIIDQAVGSQARQGVQQGARQATGGTATVAARAVNLRAQPAQAAPVLGVLPQGTLLTVTGPAEGAWTPVEHQGRAGFVVTSLLARNR; via the coding sequence ATGATGAAGAAGGGTCTTCCCGCAGCCGCAGCGCTCGCCACCATGCTCCTGGCCACCATGCCGGCCGCTCATGCACAAGGCGGCTCCGACAGCCTGCTGCGCAACCAGAGCCGGATCATCGATCAGGCCGTCGGGTCGCAGGCGCGCCAAGGGGTGCAGCAGGGAGCCCGGCAGGCGACCGGCGGCACGGCGACGGTCGCCGCCCGTGCGGTCAACCTGCGGGCACAGCCGGCCCAGGCGGCGCCGGTGCTCGGCGTGCTGCCCCAGGGAACGCTGCTGACCGTGACCGGACCGGCCGAGGGCGCCTGGACTCCGGTCGAGCATCAGGGGCGCGCGGGGTTCGTCGTCACCTCGCTGCTGGCCCGGAACCGCTGA